From the genome of Solanum stenotomum isolate F172 chromosome 5, ASM1918654v1, whole genome shotgun sequence:
AATGTGGCTTATTTTTTATCATTGCCTTTATCTCATCTAGTGATATCTACCAAACTATGTCCTATGTCTTTCTTTAATCCCTTCTCTTTTATCTGTTCCCTCAACATCTCAATTTCATTCCACATACCATTCCTCGCATACATGTTCGATAGCAGAACATAAACGCCGTCATTTTGAGGGTCTAAATCCAGTGCCCTTTGAGCAGCTAATTTACCTAGTTCGACATTGTCAAAGTTATGGCAGGCACTAAGCAAGGCCCCCCACATGGTAACAGTGAAATTATCATTCTCTTTGTAAGATAGGTCGTTGATTAAGCTCCATGCTCTATCCAACTCACCTGCACGACACAGTAAATCAATCACACAACTATAGTGCTCGGGACTGGGTTCCAAACTGTAATTAGATGTCATTGATTCGAAGTACTGCATTCCAAGATTTACATGGCCAGTGTGACTACAAGCGGAGAGAACAGTCAATAATGCTACACCATCTGGTTTGATTCCTTCCATTACCATGTCATTAAACAGACTAATCGCTTCATTAAATTTCCCATTTCTTCCACAAACACCAAGCATTGATGTCCACAGAACAACATCCCTCTTTCTTTCTCCACATCTAAAGCCAATCATGTCGAAAACATGCCTAGCCTTCTCCACTGACCCACATTTGCCATACATTTCAATCAACAAGCTTTGAAGAAACACATCAGATTCCATGTCATGAACTTTTCGAATAACACATCCATGAACCTGCTTACCCAATTCAAATGCAGAGAGCCCAACGCAAGCACGCAAAGCAGCTGAAAAAGTGAAATTATCcaaacataaatttaaacatGGCATCTTCCTCACCAATGCCAGTCCCTCCATCCACATCTTAGCTTCAGAATAACCTGAAAGAATTGCATTCACGCACACTGTATTCTTCACAGGAATTTCATCGAACATCTTAGCTGCATTCTTGATACACAACGACTTCGCATACAAATCCACTAAAGCACACCCCACATAAACACTAGAAAACCAACCCGATTTCCGAACAAGGGTATGAATCATTTGCCCAAATTTCACATCTTTCACAGCAGATGAAGCTGTAATGGAGCTACACAACGTGTATGAATCAATGTCAATTCCACCAAAATGCATGAAA
Proteins encoded in this window:
- the LOC125866371 gene encoding putative pentatricopeptide repeat-containing protein At3g23330, with the protein product MFTQSQFERGPISSSITNIFHHCCNSKNLRAIKVFQAHLIRTGLIFISPNFQFKLATSLPNNNNYHLQTLTNFFKFLKPRNPLFLNSILSHFSQNGFHSLALRTFSFMHFGGIDIDSYTLCSSITASSAVKDVKFGQMIHTLVRKSGWFSSVYVGCALVDLYAKSLCIKNAAKMFDEIPVKNTVCVNAILSGYSEAKMWMEGLALVRKMPCLNLCLDNFTFSAALRACVGLSAFELGKQVHGCVIRKVHDMESDVFLQSLLIEMYGKCGSVEKARHVFDMIGFRCGERKRDVVLWTSMLGVCGRNGKFNEAISLFNDMVMEGIKPDGVALLTVLSACSHTGHVNLGMQYFESMTSNYSLEPSPEHYSCVIDLLCRAGELDRAWSLINDLSYKENDNFTVTMWGALLSACHNFDNVELGKLAAQRALDLDPQNDGVYVLLSNMYARNGMWNEIEMLREQIKEKGLKKDIGHSLVDITR